The following coding sequences are from one Bacteroidota bacterium window:
- a CDS encoding SDR family NAD(P)-dependent oxidoreductase — translation MFTYSLITGASAGIGRAFAWECAKRKMNLILVALPNTGLKELTDELRKVYDIRAEYLELDLRESDAPQRLFTWCEKRGLRVNMLINNAGIGHSGRLEKHTTENIAEMIDLNIRSLVMLTRLFIPELKKHKHAYILNMASLGGYKPVPYKSVYSATKSFVYNFTRAIHVELKNTSVKVSVCAPGGVATNPKVIERIQAGGYLARVSQLSPQQVASYTLPRMLKGRVVIVPGILNRIILVLNLIVPMRVQLKFLDVYFRNEGIPNKKK, via the coding sequence ATGTTCACATATTCATTGATAACCGGTGCCAGTGCAGGGATAGGAAGAGCATTTGCATGGGAATGTGCAAAGAGGAAAATGAATTTAATTCTCGTGGCTTTACCAAACACAGGATTAAAAGAACTCACTGATGAACTCAGGAAGGTTTATGATATCAGAGCGGAGTATCTTGAATTGGATTTGAGGGAATCTGATGCCCCACAAAGGCTTTTTACCTGGTGTGAAAAACGGGGGTTAAGGGTAAATATGCTTATCAACAATGCCGGAATTGGACATTCAGGACGCCTGGAGAAGCATACCACTGAAAATATTGCTGAAATGATCGACCTGAATATCCGTTCATTGGTAATGCTTACCAGGTTGTTCATTCCTGAGTTGAAAAAACATAAACACGCCTATATTCTTAATATGGCCAGCCTCGGAGGTTATAAGCCGGTACCCTATAAAAGCGTCTACAGTGCGACCAAGTCTTTTGTTTACAATTTTACCAGGGCTATTCATGTTGAATTGAAGAATACTTCTGTCAAAGTCTCAGTGTGTGCCCCAGGTGGCGTTGCCACCAATCCCAAAGTCATTGAGCGGATTCAGGCAGGAGGTTACCTTGCACGTGTTTCACAGTTATCACCACAGCAGGTGGCATCCTATACTTTACCAAGAATGCTTAAGGGAAGAGTCGTCATTGTTCCTGGCATTCTGAACAGGATTATCCTTGTTTTAAATTTGATTGTTCCCATGCGGGTACAATTAAAGTTTCTCGATGTTTACTTTCGTAATGAAGGCATACCTAATAAAAAAAAGTAA